A stretch of Pomacea canaliculata isolate SZHN2017 linkage group LG6, ASM307304v1, whole genome shotgun sequence DNA encodes these proteins:
- the LOC112566171 gene encoding uncharacterized protein LOC112566171: protein MSCINHSTTSDYQCVSTNSSNDDTMMITRLVVEVVFDGGVGTFKCLMGMTTNAINCLVFWRQGLGDRMNLSLFSLALADFCYFAVTLPAFSLPSFIRFYDNALYEEYKAHTLASVVALTKMLSIVACVYVVVSTPSLVLQKVETVVYACLGTLATLVGVPTNVLNCLLFWREGLRDRMNVCLFSLALAHVFPVVILTVVTVATIVTVKTLRTAMMWRENTSCVADNVQKRQVALNKMLTMVAIVFIVTYIPLVAL, encoded by the exons ATGTCTTGCATTAACCACTCCACCACAAGTGACTACCAATGTGTCTCCACAAACTCCTCCAATGACGATACAATGATGATCACACGCCTGGTGGTAGAGGTGGTGTTTGATGGAGGTGTAGGAACTTTCAAATGTCTGATGGGCATGACCACAAACGccatcaactgtctggtgttctggcgacagggacttGGAGATCGAATGAACCTGAGTCTCTTCTCGCTGGCGCTGGCCgacttttgttattttgctgtgACGTTGCCAGCCTTCAGCCTGCCGTCCTTCATCCGTTTTTACGACAATGCTCTTTATGAAGAATACAAGGCTCACACTTTGGCAAGTGTG gtggcgctgaccaagATGTTGTCTATCGTCGCCTGTGTCTATGTTGTTGTCTCGACGCCGTCGTTGGTGTTGCAG AAGGTGGAGACTGTGGTGTACGCCTGTCTGGGTACTCTGGCCACCCTGGTCGGTGTACCAACCAACGTCCTCAACTGTCTTCTGTTCTGGCGCGAGGGTCTTCGAGATCGGATGAACGTGTGTCTCTTCTCATTGGCGTTGGCTCACG TATTTCCAGTTGTCATTCTGACTGTCGTGACAGTAGCAACGATTGTCACAGTCAAGACACTGAGGACAGCGATGATGTGGCGAGAAAACACAAGTTGTGTCGCTGACAACGTGCAAAagcgacaggtggcgctgaacAAGATGTTGACCATGGTCGCCATCGTCTTTATTGTCACCTACATTCCACTCGTGGCGT tataa